A section of the Plutella xylostella chromosome 18, ilPluXylo3.1, whole genome shotgun sequence genome encodes:
- the LOC105390309 gene encoding early endosome antigen 1 isoform X2, with product MGSVLSTAATGRPNAANDVVSESETMSDVGASASTDNERSEEFHDAVNDTDDERVKAKEDAMVEFRNELQTKREQRKAILARHRNEKEELEKSLAQERKANLDLCESNRRLRELLSQNGIQIPQEINSTIEDTEISSVLVSMNEELEKLKSNNMKLRKDLVEANSTLQEAYSDIADLNERNTESIKHIKALKEVISVSKTMIGLREQQLEALKNKLSEIEQSLADREANLLSTDLRDEYVRQLQNIRTLRGLYEERARLAEVTRQSILRELEEQKTYNQIEIDKSNELKTRIEALETEIASLKEAIDSKNEHISSLEDTTRILQAEMSVVNKLFSQVLLGYKNKKDLDTLVCRLEENHGLLTHLAENENDSEASSALPKLLLEIVSQIEDAEEKRPTPTPLPTENTDTVKSASTSSSDVDGNAGPQINATAEEIVENLPKVWRVLIELLSHQSVAETNNDNEKVTTCYKSVETKSGPVLVPSVSQTYIRLKELILEKLALIREVNRMKQLNGHLESRLGVQEKRLCLVTTELSKTWHVVGRLRRHHHQLHTHEKILKYELQQKRKLLNELKDELKYCRERWNEAREKNLQSEKDCKQLRAEFSSRKSTAASCNHSAESGYSDEKLTDDSSDSNDDSEPIMRCKKKMAAKSFETIHDSSSEVHVAEREDPVSDMLDVADLPLDSHGGDENQESSISECLVSEGIVRNDNNYVETEDEALEITTDETVTQSNTNSIPTDTSLNKVITINPAEILESIRRQNERLAKRDKKLEQLERSGEALLKQTQGTVKLGEALNNTLDHILNRPSTSREETLITPSEKTKVENNNKRNEKPEVSSCVDQQLELKVENIPDNRTNDDKQQANFEVSDVDQNPSCSENIHMENVTDDLTHQNKFDSENDEQAPNKDSCPRDLPKLEYNSSITMPTIDPKAILESIRKQNERLAKKDERLSKMEGECSDVVKKISGTLDKGGAILKKIDTMHSEVEQKNNIVDVDETKSLPNEVGPSTSTGEVDHEARLAARDLRLTRLEEQTKSLVSKMNKTTSKGVKIHYKLEELHNIYGSENSRASTPADSTEDNSEGKEEVDKPEQTEGDEEDTA from the exons ATGGGAAGCGTCCTCAGTACCGCCGCGACCGGAAGACCTAACGCAGCAAATGACGTCGTCAGTGAAAGCGAAACAATGAGTGACGTAGGAGCGAGTGCCTCGACCGATAACGAACGAAGTGAGGAGTTTCACGATGCCGTCAACGACACTGATGATGAACGCGTTAAAGCCAAAGAAGATGCGATGGTGGAGTTCAGAAATGAACTTCAAACTAAAAGAGAGCAGCGCAAAGCTATACTAGCCCGACATAGAAATGAGAAGGAGGAATTGGAGAAATCATTAGCCCAAGAAAGGAAAGCTAATCTTGATTTATGTGAAAGCAATAGAAGATTGCGAGAGTTATTAAGTCAAAACGGCATACAAATACCGCAAGAAATAAATTCTACTATTGAAGATACAGAAATATCAAGTGTTTTAGTTAGTATGAATGAAGAATTGGAAAAACTGAAAAGCAATAATATGAAACTGAGAAAAGATTTAGTTGAAGCTAACAGTACATTACAGGAAGCTTACTCAGATATAGCTGATCTAAATGAAAGAAATACTGAATCAATCAAACATATCAAAGCTTTAAAAGAAGTGATAAGTGTCAGTAAAACTATGATTGGATTACGTGAGCAACAGCTAGAGgcg TTGAAAAACAAATTAAGTGAAATTGAACAGTCGCTAGCTGATAGAGAGGCCAACTTGCTATCCACTGATCTTAGAGATGAGTATGTGCGACAATTACAAAACATACGCACACTCCGAGGATTATATGAGGAGAGGGCAAGATTAGCTGAAGTCACGAGGCAAAGCATACTACGTGAATTAGAAGAGCAGAAAACTTACAATCAAATAGAAATTGAcaa atcCAATGAATTAAAAACCAGGATTGAAGCACTTGAAACGGAAATAGCTAGTCTCAAGGAAGCAATAGACAGTAAAAATGAGCATATAAGCTCGTTGGAAGATACAACCAGAATTCTACAAGCTGAAATGTCTGTAGTAAACaag cTTTTCTCGCAAGTTTTATTGggttacaaaaacaaaaaagattTAGATACGCTAGTATGTCGCCTCGAAGAAAATCATGGATTACTAACACACTTGGCAGAAAATGAGAATGATTCTGAGGCATCATCTGCTCTGCCGAAACTTTTATTAGAAATCGTCAGCCAAATAGAAGACGCTGAAGAGAAACGACCAACACCCACGCCATTGCCTACAGAAAACACTGATACAGTTAAATCTGCAAGTACAAGTTCTTCAGACGTAGACG gaaATGCTGGCCCTCAAATCAATGCAACTGCCGAAGAAATAGTTGAAAACCTACCAAAAGTATGGAGGGTCTTGATTGAACTTTTGAGTCATCAGAGCGTTGCAGAAACTAACAATGATAATGAAAAAGTGACAACATGCTATAAATCTGTTGAAACCAAATCAGGTCCTGTCCTAGTGCCAAGTGTTAGTCAAACATACATTCGTTTAAAG gaattaattttagaaaaaCTTGCGCTCATCAGGGAAGTGAACCGAATGAAACAATTAAATGGCCATTTAGAGAGTCGTTTAGGAGTTCAAGAGAAAAGATTGTGTCTTGTTACAACTGAACTCAGCAAAACCTGGCACGTTGTAGGTCGGCTACGGAGGCATCACCATCAACTGCATACACATGAAAAGATTCTAAAATATGAATTGCAACAGAAAAGGAAACTTCTAAATGAATTAAAAGATGAGTTAAAATACTGTCGTGAGCGCTGGAACGAAGCTCGTGAAAAGAATTTACAATCAGAGAAAGATTGTAAACAATTAAGAGCTGAGTTTTCCAGCAGAAAGTCTACAGCCGCATCATGTAACCATTCTGCTGAAAGTGGCTACAGTGACGAAAAACTCACAGACGACTCTTCAGATTCAAACGATGATAGCGAACCTATCATGCGATGCAAGAAAAAAATGGCAGCCAAATCTTTTGAAACAATACATGATTCTAGCTCAGAAGTACATGTGGCTGAAAGGGAGGATCCAGTTAGCGATATGTTAGATGTAGCTGATTTGCCTCTTGATAGTCACGGTGGAGATGAAAATCAGGAATCCTCGATTTCTGAATGCTTAGTCAGTGAAGGTATTGTCAGAAATGATAACAACTATGTTGAAACCGAAGATGAAGCGTTAGAAATCACAACCGATGAGACAGTCACTCAAAGCAATACAAATTCAATACCAACTGATACATcattaaataaagttataacaaTAAATCCAGCGGAAATTCTTGAAAGTATCAGAAGGCAAA ATGAAAGATTAgctaaaagagataaaaaGTTGGAACAATTAGAAAGAAGTGGAGAAGCTTTATTGAAACAAACTCAGGGTACAGTGAAACTTGGTGAGGCACTGAATAATACATTGGATCATATACTTAATAGACCTTCAACATCTCGAGAAGAAACGCTAATTACTCCGTCTGAAAAAACTAAGGtcgaaaataacaataaaagaaATGAAAAACCAGAAGTATCATCATGTGTAGATCAGCAATTAGAGCTAAAAGTAGAGAATATACCGGACAACAGAACTAATGATGATAAGCAACAGGCAAATTTTGAGGTTAGTGATGTAGATCAAAATCCTTCATGTTCTGAAAACATACATATGGAAAATGTTACTGACGATCTTACACATCAGAATAAATTTGATTCTGAAAATGATGAGCAAGCACCTAATAAAGATTCTTGTCCACGAGACCTGCCTAAACTTGAATACAACTCATCCATAACTATGCCAACAATTGATCCTAAAGCTATATTGGAGAGtattagaaaacaaaatgaaagACTGGCTAAAAAGGATGAAAGACTATCTAAAATGGAAGGTGAATGCAGTGATgtggtaaaaaaaatatccggAACATTGGATAAAGGCGGCGCAATATTAAAGAAAATTGATACAATGCACTCGGAAGTTGaacagaaaaataatatagtagATGTTGATGAAACCAAATCTCTGCCTAATGAAGTAGGGCCTTCAACATCAACCGGTGAAGTCGATCACGAAGCGCGGCTGGCAGCAAGGGATCTACGCTTGACCAGATTAGAAGAACAGACTAAATCATTGGTGAGTAAAATGAACAAAACTACGTCAAAGGGAGTAAAGATTCACTATAAGTTAGAGGAACTTCATAACATATACGGATCAGAAAATTCCCGAGCCAGTACACCTGCTGATAGCACTGAAGATAATTCAGAAGGCAAAGAAGAAGTAGATAAACCTGAACAAACGGAAGGTGATGAAGAGGATACGGCGTAA
- the LOC105390309 gene encoding myb-like protein X isoform X1: MGSVLSTAATGRPNAANDVVSESETMSDVGASASTDNERSEEFHDAVNDTDDERVKAKEDAMVEFRNELQTKREQRKAILARHRNEKEELEKSLAQERKANLDLCESNRRLRELLSQNGIQIPQEINSTIEDTEISSVLVSMNEELEKLKSNNMKLRKDLVEANSTLQEAYSDIADLNERNTESIKHIKALKEVISVSKTMIGLREQQLEALKNKLSEIEQSLADREANLLSTDLRDEYVRQLQNIRTLRGLYEERARLAEVTRQSILRELEEQKTYNQIEIDKSNELKTRIEALETEIASLKEAIDSKNEHISSLEDTTRILQAEMSVVNKLFSQVLLGYKNKKDLDTLVCRLEENHGLLTHLAENENDSEASSALPKLLLEIVSQIEDAEEKRPTPTPLPTENTDTVKSASTSSSDVDGNAGPQINATAEEIVENLPKVWRVLIELLSHQSVAETNNDNEKVTTCYKSVETKSGPVLVPSVSQTYIRLKELILEKLALIREVNRMKQLNGHLESRLGVQEKRLCLVTTELSKTWHVVGRLRRHHHQLHTHEKILKYELQQKRKLLNELKDELKYCRERWNEAREKNLQSEKDCKQLRAEFSSRKSTAASCNHSAESGYSDEKLTDDSSDSNDDSEPIMRCKKKMAAKSFETIHDSSSEVHVAEREDPVSDMLDVADLPLDSHGGDENQESSISECLVSEGIVRNDNNYVETEDEALEITTDETVTQSNTNSIPTDTSLNKVITINPAEILESIRRQNERLAKRDKKLKQLEKGGEALLKQTQGTVRLGEALNNALDHILNRPSTSQGEIKINTTPVSLERVEADNQEPPISECVGSANNVNVAVTPNIELNIITPVSAIDNNTSITSNVSPNNTTVPLIDPKAIMESIRKQNERLAKRDKKLEQLERSGEALLKQTQGTVKLGEALNNTLDHILNRPSTSREETLITPSEKTKVENNNKRNEKPEVSSCVDQQLELKVENIPDNRTNDDKQQANFEVSDVDQNPSCSENIHMENVTDDLTHQNKFDSENDEQAPNKDSCPRDLPKLEYNSSITMPTIDPKAILESIRKQNERLAKKDERLSKMEGECSDVVKKISGTLDKGGAILKKIDTMHSEVEQKNNIVDVDETKSLPNEVGPSTSTGEVDHEARLAARDLRLTRLEEQTKSLVSKMNKTTSKGVKIHYKLEELHNIYGSENSRASTPADSTEDNSEGKEEVDKPEQTEGDEEDTA, translated from the exons ATGGGAAGCGTCCTCAGTACCGCCGCGACCGGAAGACCTAACGCAGCAAATGACGTCGTCAGTGAAAGCGAAACAATGAGTGACGTAGGAGCGAGTGCCTCGACCGATAACGAACGAAGTGAGGAGTTTCACGATGCCGTCAACGACACTGATGATGAACGCGTTAAAGCCAAAGAAGATGCGATGGTGGAGTTCAGAAATGAACTTCAAACTAAAAGAGAGCAGCGCAAAGCTATACTAGCCCGACATAGAAATGAGAAGGAGGAATTGGAGAAATCATTAGCCCAAGAAAGGAAAGCTAATCTTGATTTATGTGAAAGCAATAGAAGATTGCGAGAGTTATTAAGTCAAAACGGCATACAAATACCGCAAGAAATAAATTCTACTATTGAAGATACAGAAATATCAAGTGTTTTAGTTAGTATGAATGAAGAATTGGAAAAACTGAAAAGCAATAATATGAAACTGAGAAAAGATTTAGTTGAAGCTAACAGTACATTACAGGAAGCTTACTCAGATATAGCTGATCTAAATGAAAGAAATACTGAATCAATCAAACATATCAAAGCTTTAAAAGAAGTGATAAGTGTCAGTAAAACTATGATTGGATTACGTGAGCAACAGCTAGAGgcg TTGAAAAACAAATTAAGTGAAATTGAACAGTCGCTAGCTGATAGAGAGGCCAACTTGCTATCCACTGATCTTAGAGATGAGTATGTGCGACAATTACAAAACATACGCACACTCCGAGGATTATATGAGGAGAGGGCAAGATTAGCTGAAGTCACGAGGCAAAGCATACTACGTGAATTAGAAGAGCAGAAAACTTACAATCAAATAGAAATTGAcaa atcCAATGAATTAAAAACCAGGATTGAAGCACTTGAAACGGAAATAGCTAGTCTCAAGGAAGCAATAGACAGTAAAAATGAGCATATAAGCTCGTTGGAAGATACAACCAGAATTCTACAAGCTGAAATGTCTGTAGTAAACaag cTTTTCTCGCAAGTTTTATTGggttacaaaaacaaaaaagattTAGATACGCTAGTATGTCGCCTCGAAGAAAATCATGGATTACTAACACACTTGGCAGAAAATGAGAATGATTCTGAGGCATCATCTGCTCTGCCGAAACTTTTATTAGAAATCGTCAGCCAAATAGAAGACGCTGAAGAGAAACGACCAACACCCACGCCATTGCCTACAGAAAACACTGATACAGTTAAATCTGCAAGTACAAGTTCTTCAGACGTAGACG gaaATGCTGGCCCTCAAATCAATGCAACTGCCGAAGAAATAGTTGAAAACCTACCAAAAGTATGGAGGGTCTTGATTGAACTTTTGAGTCATCAGAGCGTTGCAGAAACTAACAATGATAATGAAAAAGTGACAACATGCTATAAATCTGTTGAAACCAAATCAGGTCCTGTCCTAGTGCCAAGTGTTAGTCAAACATACATTCGTTTAAAG gaattaattttagaaaaaCTTGCGCTCATCAGGGAAGTGAACCGAATGAAACAATTAAATGGCCATTTAGAGAGTCGTTTAGGAGTTCAAGAGAAAAGATTGTGTCTTGTTACAACTGAACTCAGCAAAACCTGGCACGTTGTAGGTCGGCTACGGAGGCATCACCATCAACTGCATACACATGAAAAGATTCTAAAATATGAATTGCAACAGAAAAGGAAACTTCTAAATGAATTAAAAGATGAGTTAAAATACTGTCGTGAGCGCTGGAACGAAGCTCGTGAAAAGAATTTACAATCAGAGAAAGATTGTAAACAATTAAGAGCTGAGTTTTCCAGCAGAAAGTCTACAGCCGCATCATGTAACCATTCTGCTGAAAGTGGCTACAGTGACGAAAAACTCACAGACGACTCTTCAGATTCAAACGATGATAGCGAACCTATCATGCGATGCAAGAAAAAAATGGCAGCCAAATCTTTTGAAACAATACATGATTCTAGCTCAGAAGTACATGTGGCTGAAAGGGAGGATCCAGTTAGCGATATGTTAGATGTAGCTGATTTGCCTCTTGATAGTCACGGTGGAGATGAAAATCAGGAATCCTCGATTTCTGAATGCTTAGTCAGTGAAGGTATTGTCAGAAATGATAACAACTATGTTGAAACCGAAGATGAAGCGTTAGAAATCACAACCGATGAGACAGTCACTCAAAGCAATACAAATTCAATACCAACTGATACATcattaaataaagttataacaaTAAATCCAGCGGAAATTCTTGAAAGTATCAGAAGGCAAAATGAGAGATTAgctaaaagagataaaaagttaaaacaatTAGAAAAAGGGGGTGAAGCTTTACTAAAACAAACTCAAGGTACAGTTAGACTTGGTGAAGCACTTAATAATGCTTTAGACCATATACTGAATAGGCCTTCAACTTCTCAgggtgaaattaaaataaatacaacccCAGTTTCTCTAGAACGCGTTGAAGCCGATAATCAAGAACCACCAATTTCTGAATGTGTTGGCAGTGCAAATAATGTTAATGTTGCTGTAACGCCGAATATCgagttaaatattataactcCTGTCAGTGCTATTGATAACAATACTTCAATAACAAGTAATGTTAGTCCAAATAATACAACTGTCCCACTCATTGATCCTAAGGCAATAATGGAAAGTATTAGGAAGCAAAATGAAAGATTAgctaaaagagataaaaaGTTGGAACAATTAGAAAGAAGTGGAGAAGCTTTATTGAAACAAACTCAGGGTACAGTGAAACTTGGTGAGGCACTGAATAATACATTGGATCATATACTTAATAGACCTTCAACATCTCGAGAAGAAACGCTAATTACTCCGTCTGAAAAAACTAAGGtcgaaaataacaataaaagaaATGAAAAACCAGAAGTATCATCATGTGTAGATCAGCAATTAGAGCTAAAAGTAGAGAATATACCGGACAACAGAACTAATGATGATAAGCAACAGGCAAATTTTGAGGTTAGTGATGTAGATCAAAATCCTTCATGTTCTGAAAACATACATATGGAAAATGTTACTGACGATCTTACACATCAGAATAAATTTGATTCTGAAAATGATGAGCAAGCACCTAATAAAGATTCTTGTCCACGAGACCTGCCTAAACTTGAATACAACTCATCCATAACTATGCCAACAATTGATCCTAAAGCTATATTGGAGAGtattagaaaacaaaatgaaagACTGGCTAAAAAGGATGAAAGACTATCTAAAATGGAAGGTGAATGCAGTGATgtggtaaaaaaaatatccggAACATTGGATAAAGGCGGCGCAATATTAAAGAAAATTGATACAATGCACTCGGAAGTTGaacagaaaaataatatagtagATGTTGATGAAACCAAATCTCTGCCTAATGAAGTAGGGCCTTCAACATCAACCGGTGAAGTCGATCACGAAGCGCGGCTGGCAGCAAGGGATCTACGCTTGACCAGATTAGAAGAACAGACTAAATCATTGGTGAGTAAAATGAACAAAACTACGTCAAAGGGAGTAAAGATTCACTATAAGTTAGAGGAACTTCATAACATATACGGATCAGAAAATTCCCGAGCCAGTACACCTGCTGATAGCACTGAAGATAATTCAGAAGGCAAAGAAGAAGTAGATAAACCTGAACAAACGGAAGGTGATGAAGAGGATACGGCGTAA